A region of the Plasmodium vinckei vinckei genome assembly, chromosome: PVVCY_11 genome:
tgaataaatatttcccagttaaattggaaaaaaatgcattttTCAAGTTAAGCAGAGTGAAACAGCTGTttcatttcatttattaattaatttatttatttttatgtcgTTTTTGCTAGACCATATATCCTTAGCAAGGGTGTACAAATTGGATAATACAAATGATATCTACAAactttaattaaaaatatgaaatttgATTTTTGCAATTTCTACcatttaaaacaatttaacAATGAAGGCTGACTTGCTAATTGGGCTTCCAGTATCAGAAAAAATTGATCAgcttgttttaaaaaagattgaaaattataaaaaggaaagTTTAGAGAATGGTGTAGAGTTTAAGGGAAAGAAAAAACtgtatgtaatatattccAAAAATGTGGTAGCAtattcttatttatatatattattaaaaaaaagtatatacttaaaattggatataatttttatactaGTAAAAGTAGATAAGAAATATTCtcaagaaaaattaattaatttaataaaaaaaattaataaaaaaaaaggaaataacaCATCAATCTTAATTTTATCACCCTTAAGTTTTCATATAAACAAGTTTTATGtatcaaaatttattaacgaaaaaaaagatattgatgcttctaataataatacaatatttAAAGTATTAAACATTAAGAAATcattattacaattttttggATTAGACAcaaattttacaaataagAATGAAAAGAATGTAAATTTGGttagtatatatacttatattcCTCATTGTAAAAAGAGACACACCATTTATGATAGTTATACAAATGAAGAGCAAATAATTGATGTTAGAAATGCAGACAATCAATGTGTATACCCACAATGCTTCATATCAATGGTAcatattcaaaattttatatatttgatacaattgtttttttcactatttcaatcactattatttaattattacctatttattataataaatataaaacacgCTTTAATATGctgtattaaaaatgtattgaCAAATAATTGTCAAgagatatataaaaaagggaaagTAGAAGACAACAATacacatattaaaaaagtaatagTTAAATctacaaattattatagaGACAATTCCAGTAATTGGTGTATTAAAAAGTCTTTGAAAAAAGTATCAAACAGTATGGATACCGAAATTTATAACTATTTAAATGAGTTTACTAAGTATAATATACCTTGTTGTGTTCActccattattttatttattaaatattacaatattaagatagaaaataaaaagatattaattcttaataataatataaatatatttttaacattattttattttttttataaaattggaATATCTACAACAGTTTATGATGCAGTCAACGGATATACTATTTGTAGATATAACAAAGACgcaaaaaagaaaaacaagcaaatttatttttttatgaaaatggacaaaaaaaaaaaaaaaaaattatatgttcatgatgaaaatgattttaaaaataaaattcttaaatttataaataattatatatataatataaataagcatatacagagtaacaaaaaatattctatcatcaaaaataatttgaaaaaaaatattataaaaaattccgatattataataattggtattggatattttaatattttaaagaaaaaacatataaaaaaaaatgccaTAATTTTAGATCTAGGTATCAATTTAATATCTACAAgtcttataaaaaaaaaagaaaaaaaaaaattatgtgtTTCTAGCAAAGTTGAAAACGAGATCCAAGGAACAAATGAAAGTACAAACCCGATTAAACCATCTTGTTTATGTGAAAGAAAATGTTTTAGTATCAAATATAGAAAGAAAAGGGTGTATGAGCAAAGGAAAGTTcaaaacaaaagaaaatgtagaaatataaatagaGGGTCTTTTAAAAAGACCGATATATGCAATGATAGTagtagtaataaaaatgtgtgtAGAAAGGAAGAGGTTAAAAatagatataataaaatattattaaaaaatgataaattaaaactTGAGTTTGCCaataaattatcaaaattttttaaaaattatgaaatatttgGAGATGTAGATTTaaattgcaaaaaaaaatcttcATATATTTCGGCTGTTCCTGGTGGAATTGGCCCTATTACAACTTCtatgttattttataatttatattttaaaaaaaatacttaaatatgataacaagtaatttaaaagaaaataactTTTAAAAAGCTTCCGTGAATGcttacaattatttttgaaattatttcctatttgtttattatttatacagTATAGCTTTTTTTACGactttctattttttttttgttttaataaactaattaaaagaaatattttctatatatatgatatacaTATGACTCTCCATTTTGCTAATAGTGAATATGTTCAAAACCGAATTTGTgaaatagttttttttaaatataatttatttatatattttataccattataaaaataaacacaaagggtaaaatatgtatactCATATGTGTGTACCCTTTAGATCCGCATTTAAGCAATgctaaatttttttttgaaaaatttaagaTTGGAGAGTATATAGtgtgatgaaaaaattcGTCAATACAAAAATAGTAGAATAACTTTTGGGTATaccttaaaaaataatttaaactattttatgaatatataaatgaataaaaatcgAAAATTTAGCATAagacataaataataataattttttatgtttattttttttttctctatatttataaaataggTATTGCCGTGTGAATAAGTATATTGCACATGTAATGCgcaaatataaagaattaataattatcaattctttttcacatatatttactttGTTTAACTTTTCCATTATGTAGTAACACTATACCCAAAGTGAAAGTTAAGacactatatttttaagttGGAGAAAATTAGTTTCCGTTTCTTATTTACTCTCGTACTTT
Encoded here:
- a CDS encoding bifunctional methylenetetrahydrofolate dehydrogenase/cyclohydrolase, putative, yielding MKADLLIGLPVSEKIDQLVLKKIENYKKESLENGVEFKGKKKLYVIYSKNVVAYSYLYILLKKSIYLKLDIIFILVKVDKKYSQEKLINLIKKINKKKGNNTSILILSPLSFHINKFYVSKFINEKKDIDASNNNTIFKVLNIKKSLLQFFGLDTNFTNKNEKNVNLVSIYTYIPHCKKRHTIYDSYTNEEQIIDVRNADNQCVYPQCFISMVHIQNFIYLIQLFFSLFQSLLFNYYLFIIINIKHALICCIKNVLTNNCQEIYKKGKVEDNNTHIKKVIVKSTNYYRDNSSNWCIKKSLKKVSNSMDTEIYNYLNEFTKYNIPCCVHSIILFIKYYNIKIENKKILILNNNINIFLTLFYFFYKIGISTTVYDAVNGYTICRYNKDAKKKNKQIYFFMKMDKKKKKKLYVHDENDFKNKILKFINNYIYNINKHIQSNKKYSIIKNNLKKNIIKNSDIIIIGIGYFNILKKKHIKKNAIILDLGINLISTSLIKKKEKKKLCVSSKVENEIQGTNESTNPIKPSCLCERKCFSIKYRKKRVYEQRKVQNKRKCRNINRGSFKKTDICNDSSSNKNVCRKEEVKNRYNKILLKNDKLKLEFANKLSKFFKNYEIFGDVDLNCKKKSSYISAVPGGIGPITTSMLFYNLYFKKNT